The Nomia melanderi isolate GNS246 chromosome 3, iyNomMela1, whole genome shotgun sequence genomic interval GTGGCACTGAAAGCATAAACAATGGAACGTTATTCTTGGGCAACGGAGATCATTGGTCGAGGAAGTCTtctagtttaacacgttcgatCCATAGTTTGTAGAATTTCTTAATGTAAATGTTTCTGATCGAAACTGTGGGTAGAGTACGGTGTTATGCTTGGGAAGTGTCCTAAAGTCTGGGGAAACGAAGATACAGAAAGTAAGAGCAAGTTATGGGGAACAGTGAATTAGTGCACTACGAGTCTTTTGTGGTTTTGATGTACGGGAATTCTACTAGACAAATATAGAGCTCAAACACGTTTCTAGCAGATTGTTGATATCGTACAatgtttaatacgttgaatgccacgaaTTATGTAAATTCTGGagtattgttttttttaattataatggaGATTTTAAAGACGACTGCTCGAAACTTGGATTTTTAATGGTGTCTCATGCTTTCCACAGGAATTAGAGGCTTGATCAGATTGTGTGTTTGAGTACCTGTCGTCGTGATTGGAACTAGGATTTTGCTATTGCGATAGAATAATAGATAGGATAATTCTATTGAATTAAATGAAGATATTCTAGTTTAGAGAAACGAATGTagttcaaagaaattgattgattTCGATGGTGATAAATATGGTactatatacataatattttaagaaatttggaATACGCacatttatttaattcgttaaaaaattggaaagtcTCTCTACAATAGCGTATTTAGACTAGAAGACCCCCTTAATCTATTTCTGTGCCATTTGGGATTAGACTCGCAAAACttactgttattaataattatccgaTAGGAAAAGGAGTGAAACATTCATTAGAAGAGTCGGTTTTTACCACAcaacttaaatatttatatctattaaaatcaATCTAAGGGGTGGGCTGGATATtacaaggcaagaggttaaggataggatatactaataatattattaatactactaataataatatatattaattatatgataatataattatataataataataattatataataccatataataatattatatcattataatacCATTCATCATCCATGACAGTTACAGATACTTTTCCGGCTCTTATAACAGTTTCAAGGAGATacatttgaaatgtttaattacaatataagcGGATATTTCATCGATTTTCAAAACTGTTTCAGTTAGAACCGATATATGAGAATTTAGAAAAGTTACTCTCAAAATCGTTTCGATTCGAAATTATGGTAAAGTTTGATGAAAACAAATGTTTGTCATTTCAAGATATTCTCTTGTAAGCCTAGGATACTTAGGAGTGGTAGTGTTTGTTCAGATACACAAAGGTATGTACACATTTTCTACATTCTGCGAGGTGCACTCGAGAAAGAAGGATTTACTTTGAGAAAAATGATGAAGTAAATAGGTAAAATATAATTCGTTATAGATTTCgtacaattattattcaaatttaattgaagcaCCGAAGACAATTGCCGAGGGCAAATAATAGACCTACTTCTCGTAGACCTAGTATTTCTGTTCAATCGTTCTTCCGATGCCAATTATTCAGGATTAGTTTCTATTACAGTCTAGCAAGAAAAAAAGTAGAATATTAATGTTCGCATTAATTCGATGCTTCGTGAATAGACGGCGGATGTTATGCGGATACGTGTATGTTAATGAACTAGATCACGAACGTTAGGATTGAAGAATGATTGATTGAATCGATGAACAGTTTGattacacattaaataaaataaagatctcGAAGCtttataaaatactttgttATAGCGAGTTTTTCAAAAGTTAATGCTGTCAGCACGTATAATCAGCAGTCTATTCATGATGAAAGTGCAAAGGATTATGTACATTTAACACTTAAGCAGCCTTAACCCATTTGTAGTCAACGTTTCAAAATGGAAACAATCAGGAACTCTGTATAGCTGATACTACTATTCAACTTTCCCGTCCAAAACATTTACTTTTCAAACTTGAATTaacatttatgttatttctaaatacataaaataatttgaatcatTTAATTGTATTTCTACACTAACAATAAGattaaatgtgattatttctgtttaaaagtatcttatttatctttatatattGTTGAAACTTCAAAATCTGTCAAGTTTGCATTGAGAAAACTAGAATTTAATTTGAGAGACAACAAATAAGACGAGAACTTTGTTACAAATGGGTTAATCAAGAGTTTCGAgaacaaaaaaaataagaaaagcgTACGTTTTAGGTTTGGATTGTGTCCGTAGAATTGAGCTTTTGCCTGTGGCATCACTGGGGCGTACTGCATCTTTATTGGAGCCCCAGGTGGTGCACCATTTGTAATATTTCCAATTGTCCTTCGTTGATAAGCAGCAAGAAGTTGTGGGTCTTGAGATGGGGGTGGTGGTGGTCTGTGTTGGGCGGTCATTAATCTTAGCTGACCAGCAGCACTGCCTTCGGTTGCACTACCTTGTAATCTATTGGTCAACATGTTTGCCAAAGCAGTTTTTGTCTTTGCATTGACAACTAATTGTTGGTCTGGTGATATTTGAACATTATTCGATAAAGATGTGAGGGGTGGCTCCTGCTGTGCActctgttgctgttgttgttgctgttgttgctgctgctgctgctgctgctgttgttgctgctgctgctgctgctgttgttgttgctgctgctgctgctgttgctgttgttgctgcagGTGTTGTAATTGTTGTAATCTTGCCATTTGTTGCTTCTGCATATGTAATTGCGCTATATGCTGCGGAGTTAGAGGTTGGCCCTGTTGAAATGTCTGGCCAGGTTGTCCAGCTTGTGGACCTTGTACGGTTTGTCCAGTTTGTACGATCACTTGATTGGAAGAATTGATTGGAGTTAAAGCTGGTGGTTGAACACCGGGATGCACTGGTTTCTGGCCAGGTGTCTGTGCTATTTGTGGCCCTATCATTTGCGGTCGCGGTTGTTGAACCCATTGTAAACTGCCTGGTTGTACTGGCTTTCCTGGACTTCTAATAACAGCAATATGGGCTCCCTGTTGAGCTTGTCGGTTTTGCATTTGTCTTTGTAGTATTAGGTTCTTCTGTTTCTGTATCTTTTGTATAAACTGAGCTCTTTGTTGTGGGTCCATTTGCTGTAACTGTTGGTGTGTTTGAGCATCCAATTGAATCAGCTGTCTTGGTGGTTGCGGTGGTTGTTGAGCCCACTGTCCACTTGGTCTTTGAGGACCAatttgttgctgttgctgtctTTGCAACTGTAAATGATACTGCTGTTGCTGCCACTGTGAATCTCTTTGTACAATAAAACTTTGCTGATTTGGTCCCAGTAATTGTTGATTCTGTGGTTGCTGTTGCAATTGGCCATCTCTTATAACAAATTGTTGTGAACTTTGAGGCGCTGATTGTTGCAGCTGTTgagaaatttgttgaattttctgttgttgttgctgttgctgttgttgtaataatattatttgtcgCTGTTCAGAGGTAAGTTGCTGTGGCGGCGCTTGTTGCTGATTCAATTGATGTGCTCCAATTTGTTGTGGTTGTGTAGGAatttgctgttgctgttgttgttgaaGAACTATTTGCTGTTGTGATGTTAATTGCACTTGCTGTTGTTGGACCAGTTGTTGTTGAGGTGCAATTTGCTGTTGCTGTGATAAGTGTTGTTGTGAAAGTATTTGCTGTTGATTCAATTGTTTTTGTTGTTGGCTTAGCAACTGCTGAGAAGATGATAATTGATGTTGAGGTATTTGTGAATttatttgttgttgttgttgtggcATTAATGGTTGTTGTGCTCCTATTAATTGTGATTGTGGTGTTAATTGGGGAGACTGTTGTTGATTTAAAAGCTGTTGTTGAGTGTAAGTTTGTTGTTGTAATTGTTGATGTTGTGTTAGTTGTTGTGACATTTGTTGTTGCTGGTTTATTTGTTGCTGTTGTAGTATCGTATGTTGCATATTcatttgttgttgttgctgctgctgctgttgtggaGATACTTCCGGTTGTTGTATTTGTGGCACAGCCTTCATTTGAGCAACATTATTTTGCTGAGACGATTGAGGTAACCAGGCAGTTTGAGTAATGTTTTGATCAGATACAGAAGACACGATTGTGGAAGCATTAGATAAACTTGTAGTGGACATTGGACGCGAAAGATGTGGTTGCTGCGCATTAACAGTATTCTGTCCATTTGTCGAGTAAGGAATTGTTGCCACGGTTACATTATTGGCATTGATGTTATGCGATGCACTGGAAGCTACTGGTGGACTTGGTTGATTCCAAGGCATACGTTGCTTAAGTTGTTCCAACATAGCTTTAGTTCTGTCTTGTTCTTCTTGCGTAATATTATTATCCGTATCTTCATCCATAAAACCAGTAATCATAGCTGTGGAACTATTTGGATATATTAAAAGTCTAGGGTGGAATTCCACTTCACTTACAATAGTTCCTTTTCTACAACATTCTGTTATCCAATCTGGAGTTACAATTTGTATGGGATGTCTCATAGCAGTCTCATATTTAAGACCATTAGCTTTTCCAGTAATTAAGTGAGTACAGTACTGGTCTAAACGTAATTGACATTTACCACCTTGCAATGTGATCATTGCCCATAGACTTTTGCTATCCGCACGGCTTACCTGAGACACACATGCTCGCACATTCGAAAATAATTGTGTATCTTCGGGTGAAAAATAATGTGGCCTAGATTAATGATACTGTTAAGGAAATCGATTATTTTGAACTATTAgcatacaaacattttaaataattactaattgaattattttagtgtttaataaattaaaaactattataGTAGGATACGGTAGAAGTTTGTTACATTTAACAGAATATAAAATCCAGTTTTGTGTAACTGCTggtatttcataaatatcctTTGCAGCAGATATGTCATTTTCCAATGCATCATAGCCTGCTATTAAATGTGTTACAAAATCACTAAAATAATTCGATCTTTCTGCACCACTTTCTTGTAGTAAGTTTAAAATctgtaaagaattaaaaaatgtctttcAATAATGGTCTTTGCTTACTTATCGAAGTCAAACATTAACATAACTGTAAACACAGATATACGTTCGCAAATACTTatgtatacaaataatataaataaaactaactgTTTCCCAATAACAGTATATTATTACAATGTAGTATAactgttatattaataataataatacacatTTTACATTTCAGTTAATAATCTTATATACCAATAAATAGAATTGttataattgaattcatttaataaagaaacatatttcGTACACGAACATACGTTATGaaaattaaacttcataaaTACCATATACCGTGTTTATAGAACGTTACAATCTGTTAAAAATGACTCCATTTTATAACCTCTATCGCACATATCGTGATTCTACTGTGGTAACCGCGAgcaaattacaatttataacagTCACAGTACATCGATAACAATATTGCAAGATTAATAACATTACATCGAAGTGAATGGAAAAACGCGGGAAACGGTGAAATGACATACCTTGGGATCACCTTCGCCACTGACGTAGTATTTAACATCGGCGAACAGGGCACCATCGAGTTTTAATTCCTCGAGGCCGGCCCTTATATCGCCCATCCTTGTCAAATTTTGAGTGAAATCACGTTCCCCACATCACAACAAAATTGCGCGTTTCTTGAGATCACTCCAGAACTATATACGATATTTGATAACAAAACTCAGTCGCGAcgcttttgttattattatgatcGTAAGGTTATGTAGCCACTTTGGAGTCGAACGACTCCAATTTTACATTCGAGATATATCGATGATTTCGAGTGCGCTCAGTTTGAATAATGGAAAtgcttaaatataatttactatgGAATAATTTAATCGCGCGATGAAAtgcgttaatttatttaatccatTTCAATTATATCAGATCCAAtgaagatattattatatttgtattaaacaAACACGTTGTTTATACGAgacgataaatttattttgttaatttcattttgaaatatatatttttatatataaaatggaTAATGTAAgtgttaacataaataaaaattaaatatcatatttactAAAGTTACAATTTAAACACGAACACGTGTCTTGACCTCAAAACGATCTTTAAATAGATCAAGCTTCAGCTGTGTATTTATATTAAGGCAGTTTCTTCGAGATTTAGAaaaatctttataatttttttatgtttccgacaacttataaataaaagtacTGATTGTATTGATTTCCATGTTACCAGCAATTAAAATCGAtacagaaaatttaaataacaaaataaaaagacCTGTGACCtactattaataacaaaaatttgtatttctttgtCCGTTTCAAATTTTCTGGTACACACATTttacacaaatatttaatattttaatattttaatattttaatattttaatattttaataatgttttaatattttagtaatattttaatattttaatatttcaataaaattttaataacattttaacaatattttaatatttcaataaccaACTTCTCATTTTTCCAGCATCGAAAAACCAGAGGACAAAAGAACACCGCTTACTACAAACATATCCAGTTTTCCCACAATATCCCAAATGTACAAACAAACCCAGAACTACAGCAAAATGAACACCATGGCAGGCGATTGAAACAACACGACAGTTGAAAACATTGTTTACTTTATTGTATACTCTTCTTCGTTCGCGGAGTAGGTACATGTCAGCGTCTAAAATGCTTTTCGCTGTATAATCCATCGAAACTGTTACGCATTGtgtttctttctctgtctctttcctCTCGTTCGTACTTGCACTCTTGCTCTCTCACTCTCGCACACACTCTATCTTCCTTTCCCCATCTGTTTCACTCTCCGCCTCTTTCCCCTTCGGCTCTTTCTCGATCACTGAACCGTTCTTCCTCTCTTCAACTACTTTTccctatttctttctctcttgttCACACGCAAACATTCTAATATACTATAACCATACAGTTTCCTATTTCCTTTAATCATCCTCTAAATGAACATTCACTCCGTTCCTCTCGCtcatagataaataaattataggcTAGTATGTACAAGATCTTCATAGATTTCCTCTCTTACTTAGTAGTCTCATTTGTCACTTAACAGATTTATTCATTTTGTAAAGACTCTAGAAATATTGAGCTTGGTCTGGTCAGTATACGTCATATGTATATTCCCATTAACATTTGTCGATTTGCgtgggtgtgtgtgtgtgtgtgtgtgtgtgtgtgtgtgtgtgtgtgtgtttacgTGTATGCGTGTATGTACATATGTGTGTATAGATATACATTAatgctgaaaaatatttgatcgatcGTTGggtgaataataattttcactttACCAAGTAATCGCTTGAATGTTTATACGTTTGGGATTTGAACACTTCTAACTGAATA includes:
- the Ptip gene encoding PAX transcription activation domain interacting protein isoform X1, encoding MGDIRAGLEELKLDGALFADVKYYVSGEGDPKILNLLQESGAERSNYFSDFVTHLIAGYDALENDISAAKDIYEIPAVTQNWILYSVKCNKLLPPHYFSPEDTQLFSNVRACVSQVSRADSKSLWAMITLQGGKCQLRLDQYCTHLITGKANGLKYETAMRHPIQIVTPDWITECCRKGTIVSEVEFHPRLLIYPNSSTAMITGFMDEDTDNNITQEEQDRTKAMLEQLKQRMPWNQPSPPVASSASHNINANNVTVATIPYSTNGQNTVNAQQPHLSRPMSTTSLSNASTIVSSVSDQNITQTAWLPQSSQQNNVAQMKAVPQIQQPEVSPQQQQQQQQQMNMQHTILQQQQINQQQQMSQQLTQHQQLQQQTYTQQQLLNQQQSPQLTPQSQLIGAQQPLMPQQQQQINSQIPQHQLSSSQQLLSQQQKQLNQQQILSQQHLSQQQQIAPQQQLVQQQQVQLTSQQQIVLQQQQQQQIPTQPQQIGAHQLNQQQAPPQQLTSEQRQIILLQQQQQQQQQKIQQISQQLQQSAPQSSQQFVIRDGQLQQQPQNQQLLGPNQQSFIVQRDSQWQQQQYHLQLQRQQQQQIGPQRPSGQWAQQPPQPPRQLIQLDAQTHQQLQQMDPQQRAQFIQKIQKQKNLILQRQMQNRQAQQGAHIAVIRSPGKPVQPGSLQWVQQPRPQMIGPQIAQTPGQKPVHPGVQPPALTPINSSNQVIVQTGQTVQGPQAGQPGQTFQQGQPLTPQHIAQLHMQKQQMARLQQLQHLQQQQQQQQQQQQQQQQQQQQQQQQQQQQQQQQQQQQQSAQQEPPLTSLSNNVQISPDQQLVVNAKTKTALANMLTNRLQGSATEGSAAGQLRLMTAQHRPPPPPSQDPQLLAAYQRRTIGNITNGAPPGAPIKMQYAPVMPQAKAQFYGHNPNLKLPPDLFLLGCIFVIVEYDVQRPNDVSIWKQVIERHGGEVEPQYCTRATHVLAITQKHPTVVQALREGKRCVSAHWLSDVVSKQQVLPPWHALHFPTPFSLTELPCAKQIVSLSGFEGEERAKVKYMLEALGSKVTNYFTRHNTLLVCRRPDGQKYKKAREWQTGVVNAQWLTDLLCGQMNALHQIENPKYQQYSPSNPFRLDYSLVPHLMVAWKMPINITQESYDKVKQVGQGPNSIRKYKKPRLDGPLLNKDPHLLGLDEQIVVSNPDPPSPDKQPRILFSGINPRKHAKRIRELGGAMAASWRDATHLVMLAPIRTVKFLCCLSRCKYIVTLQWLLDCSARNTFLDESGYILGDPEFEKNFNFNIEKALSSPNRGTVLKGKIFYVTPSVVPSPPAIAEIIESAGGTMEKTRRSVTQIQEMNSTKLTYIIVSHENDLHLLSDVLRANISVFSAEIVLGAVARQYFQAEQV
- the Ptip gene encoding PAX transcription activation domain interacting protein isoform X2, whose translation is MILNLLQESGAERSNYFSDFVTHLIAGYDALENDISAAKDIYEIPAVTQNWILYSVKCNKLLPPHYFSPEDTQLFSNVRACVSQVSRADSKSLWAMITLQGGKCQLRLDQYCTHLITGKANGLKYETAMRHPIQIVTPDWITECCRKGTIVSEVEFHPRLLIYPNSSTAMITGFMDEDTDNNITQEEQDRTKAMLEQLKQRMPWNQPSPPVASSASHNINANNVTVATIPYSTNGQNTVNAQQPHLSRPMSTTSLSNASTIVSSVSDQNITQTAWLPQSSQQNNVAQMKAVPQIQQPEVSPQQQQQQQQQMNMQHTILQQQQINQQQQMSQQLTQHQQLQQQTYTQQQLLNQQQSPQLTPQSQLIGAQQPLMPQQQQQINSQIPQHQLSSSQQLLSQQQKQLNQQQILSQQHLSQQQQIAPQQQLVQQQQVQLTSQQQIVLQQQQQQQIPTQPQQIGAHQLNQQQAPPQQLTSEQRQIILLQQQQQQQQQKIQQISQQLQQSAPQSSQQFVIRDGQLQQQPQNQQLLGPNQQSFIVQRDSQWQQQQYHLQLQRQQQQQIGPQRPSGQWAQQPPQPPRQLIQLDAQTHQQLQQMDPQQRAQFIQKIQKQKNLILQRQMQNRQAQQGAHIAVIRSPGKPVQPGSLQWVQQPRPQMIGPQIAQTPGQKPVHPGVQPPALTPINSSNQVIVQTGQTVQGPQAGQPGQTFQQGQPLTPQHIAQLHMQKQQMARLQQLQHLQQQQQQQQQQQQQQQQQQQQQQQQQQQQQQQQQQQQQSAQQEPPLTSLSNNVQISPDQQLVVNAKTKTALANMLTNRLQGSATEGSAAGQLRLMTAQHRPPPPPSQDPQLLAAYQRRTIGNITNGAPPGAPIKMQYAPVMPQAKAQFYGHNPNLKLPPDLFLLGCIFVIVEYDVQRPNDVSIWKQVIERHGGEVEPQYCTRATHVLAITQKHPTVVQALREGKRCVSAHWLSDVVSKQQVLPPWHALHFPTPFSLTELPCAKQIVSLSGFEGEERAKVKYMLEALGSKVTNYFTRHNTLLVCRRPDGQKYKKAREWQTGVVNAQWLTDLLCGQMNALHQIENPKYQQYSPSNPFRLDYSLVPHLMVAWKMPINITQESYDKVKQVGQGPNSIRKYKKPRLDGPLLNKDPHLLGLDEQIVVSNPDPPSPDKQPRILFSGINPRKHAKRIRELGGAMAASWRDATHLVMLAPIRTVKFLCCLSRCKYIVTLQWLLDCSARNTFLDESGYILGDPEFEKNFNFNIEKALSSPNRGTVLKGKIFYVTPSVVPSPPAIAEIIESAGGTMEKTRRSVTQIQEMNSTKLTYIIVSHENDLHLLSDVLRANISVFSAEIVLGAVARQYFQAEQV
- the Ptip gene encoding PAX transcription activation domain interacting protein isoform X3, which encodes MITLQGGKCQLRLDQYCTHLITGKANGLKYETAMRHPIQIVTPDWITECCRKGTIVSEVEFHPRLLIYPNSSTAMITGFMDEDTDNNITQEEQDRTKAMLEQLKQRMPWNQPSPPVASSASHNINANNVTVATIPYSTNGQNTVNAQQPHLSRPMSTTSLSNASTIVSSVSDQNITQTAWLPQSSQQNNVAQMKAVPQIQQPEVSPQQQQQQQQQMNMQHTILQQQQINQQQQMSQQLTQHQQLQQQTYTQQQLLNQQQSPQLTPQSQLIGAQQPLMPQQQQQINSQIPQHQLSSSQQLLSQQQKQLNQQQILSQQHLSQQQQIAPQQQLVQQQQVQLTSQQQIVLQQQQQQQIPTQPQQIGAHQLNQQQAPPQQLTSEQRQIILLQQQQQQQQQKIQQISQQLQQSAPQSSQQFVIRDGQLQQQPQNQQLLGPNQQSFIVQRDSQWQQQQYHLQLQRQQQQQIGPQRPSGQWAQQPPQPPRQLIQLDAQTHQQLQQMDPQQRAQFIQKIQKQKNLILQRQMQNRQAQQGAHIAVIRSPGKPVQPGSLQWVQQPRPQMIGPQIAQTPGQKPVHPGVQPPALTPINSSNQVIVQTGQTVQGPQAGQPGQTFQQGQPLTPQHIAQLHMQKQQMARLQQLQHLQQQQQQQQQQQQQQQQQQQQQQQQQQQQQQQQQQQQQSAQQEPPLTSLSNNVQISPDQQLVVNAKTKTALANMLTNRLQGSATEGSAAGQLRLMTAQHRPPPPPSQDPQLLAAYQRRTIGNITNGAPPGAPIKMQYAPVMPQAKAQFYGHNPNLKLPPDLFLLGCIFVIVEYDVQRPNDVSIWKQVIERHGGEVEPQYCTRATHVLAITQKHPTVVQALREGKRCVSAHWLSDVVSKQQVLPPWHALHFPTPFSLTELPCAKQIVSLSGFEGEERAKVKYMLEALGSKVTNYFTRHNTLLVCRRPDGQKYKKAREWQTGVVNAQWLTDLLCGQMNALHQIENPKYQQYSPSNPFRLDYSLVPHLMVAWKMPINITQESYDKVKQVGQGPNSIRKYKKPRLDGPLLNKDPHLLGLDEQIVVSNPDPPSPDKQPRILFSGINPRKHAKRIRELGGAMAASWRDATHLVMLAPIRTVKFLCCLSRCKYIVTLQWLLDCSARNTFLDESGYILGDPEFEKNFNFNIEKALSSPNRGTVLKGKIFYVTPSVVPSPPAIAEIIESAGGTMEKTRRSVTQIQEMNSTKLTYIIVSHENDLHLLSDVLRANISVFSAEIVLGAVARQYFQAEQV